The Nomia melanderi isolate GNS246 chromosome 7, iyNomMela1, whole genome shotgun sequence genome includes a window with the following:
- the LOC143174739 gene encoding uncharacterized protein LOC143174739, which produces MPPYTWGMQSIPSSSKSDNVAVNTRRNINRQLKILSNNISTIDASRMKEVDDLFKGVQIHRSQYKDHTGTLHPLSFFKSDEYKYQCAAGMTTSYFSKYPQNYVEYKTPPVLPLTYQRRRQTPYIPHSSLTGVYNQSSCFAYKR; this is translated from the exons ATGCCACCATACACATGGGGCATGCAAAGTATACCGAGCAGTTCAAAATCCGATAATGTCGCAGTTAATACCCGCCGAAATATAAATCGCCAATTAAAGATACTGTCAAACAATATTTCAACAATTGACGCATCACGAATGAAGGAAGTTGATGAtctttttaaa GGAGTACAAATTCATCGCAGCCAATATAAAGATCATACCGGTACTCTCCATCCTTTATCATTTTTCAAGTCGGATGAGTACAAATACCAATGCGCGGCAGGAATGACAACGTCCTATTTCTCTAAATATCCCCAAAATTACGTTGAATATAAAACACCCCCAGTGTTACCCCTTACGTATCAGAGACGAAGACAAACCCCTTATATACCACACTCATCCCTTACTGGCGTTTACAATCAATCAAGTTGTTTCGCTTATAAACGATAA
- the LOC116424265 gene encoding calcium and integrin-binding protein 1: MGNSPSFRDILNEETIALYTELTYLSKSKILRIVKLLDDLDPGKLRDNLHHRFSSEQIDKALPQIQCSPFRDSIYRVFSSKHDDHLSLEDVLDLYSAFSEDTPTFVRATWSFYIFDLDGDHQISVDDLIEVIRRLSGSKLDGHLGIDTQEAEDIARMVLQEMVFSRVGTISYEEFIRFSTRIPGVFSSFYFRI, translated from the exons ATGGGAAATTCACCTTCATTTCGTGACATTCTTAACGAAGAAACAATTGCTCTTTACACCGAATTAACGTACCTGAGTAAAAGTAAAATACTACG CATTGTCAAGCTTCTTGATGATTTAGATCCTGGGAAACTACGTGACAATCTGCACCATCGTTTCAGCTCGGAACAGATAGACAAAGCATTGCCACAGATTCAA TGTAGCCCATTTCGTGACTCAATATATCGAGTGTTCTCTTCCAAACATGACGATCATTTAAGCCTCGAAGATGTTTTGGATTTATACTCGGCTTTTTCCGAAGATACTCCCACTTTCGTTCGAGCGACTTGGTCCTTTTACATTTTCG ACTTGGATGGCGACCATCAAATTTCAGTAGATGATTTGATTGAGGTCATACGGAGACTGTCAGGAAGCAAGTTAGACGGTCATCTAGGCATTGACACGCAAGAGGCCGAAGACATTGCACGAATG GTACTTCAAGAAATGGTCTTTAGTCGGGTGGGAACCATTTCATATGAAGAATTTATACGATTTTCGACAAGGATACCAGGTGTTTtctcttcattttattttcgaatttaa
- the LOC116424381 gene encoding L-allo-threonine aldolase has translation MYYVNCSSNSINNNINEHVVDLRSDTLTKPTKRMREAIFNAEVGDDVFCEDPTVKKLEEKAAEMVGMDAAIFVPSGTMSNLIAIMNHCNVRGSEAYCGDSSHVLLHEQCGAAQLAGVNLRSLRNNPDGTFSICELQSKLRKDRDHEPISKLVIVENTFNGKIIPLSWIKELVAFCKKHNLQLHMDGARLWNASVGSGKSAKDIVAGFDSVSFCISKNLGAPVGSLLCGSKEFVINARRLRKVLGGGMRQVGILAAAGLVALEENISILKEDHKRAFSFATSINDIQSPIFSVDLDMVHTNIVFVKVDANVVSARKFVSRLQEIVNDDDDDKIIVKCAALSDSDVRFVFYHEIMDSQLKLATRKIKYVISELDRCYVK, from the exons ATGTATTACGTAAACTGCAGTTCAAAttctatcaataataatataaat GAACATGTTGTGGATCTTCGAAGTGACACTCTAACAAAGCCAACTAAGAGAATGAGGGAAGCAATATTTAATGCTGAAGTTGGTGATGATGTTTTCTGTGAAGATCCAACTGTTAAAA aattagAAGAAAAAGCAGCTGAAATGGTTGGAATGGATGCAGCAATATTTGTACCTTCTGGAACTATGAGTAATTTAATTGCCA TTATGAACCACTGTAATGTCCGAGGAAGTGAGGCATATTGTGGCGATAGCAGTCATGTTTTGCTACATGAACAATGTGGTGCCGCTCAACTCGCGGGAGTAAATCTTCGATCTTTACGGAACAATCCTGATGGCACGTTTAGTATTTGCGAATTACAATCTAAACTCCGGAAAGATAGAGATCATGAGCCAATTTCAAAATTAGTAATAGTGGAGAATACatttaatggaaaaattattCCACTAAGTTGGATTAAAGAATTAGTGGCTTTTTGTAAAAAACATAACTTACAATTACATATGGACGGAGCAAGATTATGGAACGCGAGTGTTGGATCCGGAAAATCTGCTAAGGATATCGTTGCTGGTTTCGATTCTGTATCTTTTTGTATCAGCAAAAACCTAG GTGCTCCTGTAGGTTCTCTTCTTTGTGGAAGCAAAGAGTTTGTGATTAATGCAAGAAGATTGCGGAAAGTACTAGGCGGTGGAATGAGACAAGTCGGTATTCTTGCCGCAGCTGGACTTGTGGCTTTAGaggaaaatatatcaattttgaaaGAAGATCATAAAAGAGCTTTCTCTTTTGCTACTTCAATTAACGATATCCAGTCACCGATATTTTCTGTTGATTTAGATATGGTACACACGAATATTGTTTTTGTCAAAGTTGATGCCAACGTAGTTTCAGCAAGGAAATTTGTTAGTCGCTTACAAGAAATTGTtaatgacgacgacgacgacaaaataattgttaaatgtgCAGCTCTAAGTGATTCAGATGTTAGATTTGTATTTTACCATGAAATTATGGATTCGCAATTAAAGTTAGCTACTCGAAAGATAAAGTATGTTATTTCAGAATTAGATCGTTGTTACGTTAAGTGA